The nucleotide window TTCAAGTTCATTCGATACTTCAAGCTCTGTTCTTCCAGGACGGATAAACTCAAGTATATGTGTAAACGCAGCATCTGCGATGGCTGCTGCTTCCTTTAATATCTTAATCTCTGAATCAGTCTTTATCAAGCGTAACTTTTCAATTTCACCCGATACAGGCACTAATTCAGCTTCCACGGCTTTATCGAAGGTTTTGTAAGCTGAGTATGTAACATGATTTTCTTCAAAGCCGAGCTTTTTAATCCCCAGTTTTTTTGCCTGCTCGGCAACCTCATCCTGGATCAAACCTTTATGCAGGACAACTTCATAACCTTCACATTGCTTGGCTGCCTGCTCTGTATACCTGAAATCGGTGATGAATAAAGCTTTATCAGCACTGATCAGCACCATGCCCGCCGAACCAGTGAACCCCGTCATATATCGGCGATTGTAATCGCTTGTAACGAGCATTCCATCAATTCCAAGCCTTTGGAAGCTTTCGCGCAATTTTTGTGTTTTTTCCATAACCTTTTCCTCCTCTTATTCTTCTTCTCTTTTGAATGCTTCAAGCGCCAGTTCATAGCCAAGAAGCCCCAGGCCAGCAATCTGCCCCATGGATACAGGAGCAATCACTGATTTGTGCCTGAATTCTTCCCTCTGATATACATTCGAGATATGTACTTCGATAACCGGACAGCTAATTCCTGCTATTGCGTCCCTGATGGCATAGCTATAGTGGGTGAATGCCCCGGGATTGAAGATGATTCCGTCTACAGACGTGTCTTCTGCCTCATGGAGTTTGTCAATCAGTTCCCCTTCATGATTGGATTGAAAACAGACAACCTCCATCTGCTTTTCAGTCCCTAGCTGGATCATCCGTTCTTCCAAATCCCTCAAAGTACTGACACCATAAATTCCAGGCTCTCTTTTCCCAAGCCGGTTCAAGTTCGGACCATTAAGCATAAGTATTTTTTTCATGTTCGGGCTCCCGTAAAAAAAGAATGTTCACTAAGAACATTCTATCATAACTATTTTTGTGAAAACTACTTTCAGCCGCTCAGGAGGTGATCTCCTGACGATTTTTCTCCTTGTTACGATTCTCATTTTCTTCATAGGATATAGAATAACCCACAAACACACCATATAGAACATAGAAACAAAGCGAAGTGACCAAGGTGTTTTTTGACAGGTCCCAGAAAGGTTTGATCCCGGGGAAGAGCGGATTGAGCACATAGAATACAAGGAAAAACAGCGCAATTCCGAAGGCTGCACCAGCCCAGATGGAATTCAGCTTCCTCATTGTCACATAATAGACCATGGCGGCACCTGTTGAGAAAATGCCAATCGCTATGATTGATATGACTGTCCCAAGCCACTGCTGCTTCCATTCTCCCAATGCCCAGGGTTCCAGGATCACGTTTGGCCGGATCTCGGTAAAATTAAATATATAGGCCAAATAAGCCAGAGCGCTCCAAAAAATCCCGCCGAACAATCCAGTAACTATACTCATCGCAATGAATGACATCGGTTTTTCCCTTTGATCCTGTTCTAAATTGCCATGATTTTCTGCCATTTGTTGCACCTCCGGTTTTAGTATGTCCCTGTTGTGCAAATGAATTGCATATCTGGAAAAAATGTTACGGCGGCCTGTTCTTCATATAGAGGTTTTTATTGATTTTTAGTAAAATGAAATTAACAGAAATCTTTCTCGTCTTTGTGTCCAAATGCCATGAAAATGGAGATCTTTCGTTTAAGTCGCTTTTAAAAAGGAAAAAGTAGCAGGAGAAGAGTATAATATCGAAGAATTTGTATAAAGTAATCCTTGGTAAGTTTAAAAACAGTGGAAATTGCTCATGATGCTAGTAGGGAGGTGGCTTTCTTCGATGAGTCGAACTTTTAAGTATATTTTTTCAGGGCTGATTGTCCTTGCAATCTTTGGTTTCGCCTTTCAGTTGTTTACCGATCCTGTAAGTATTCTTGTTACACTGGCAACAATTGCATTGATTGGTGCCGCAATCTATTTCCTTGTGACCCGCCTGTCGGGATCAAGTGCGGGCAGAGAGCAAAAGCGTGCTTTCCAAAAGGCAGCAAAGCGGTCCAAGAAACGGTTCCAGGCAAAAGAAGCAAATGCATCCTCAAAGCGTTCAAAGATAAAATCCCTCGCATCGGCACGGAAAAAGAAGGACGCTTCGCACTTAACAGTCATAGACGGTAAAAAAAGCAGAAAAAAAAATCGGGCTTCCTTTTAAAGCTCGATTTTTTGCTTTATAAGGAAGGCTCTTTTCTAAAACTTTGTTGCTATTTGCTGCAAAGTTGCATGGAATGACCTAGGTAACCTCGCTAAATGGACGATTTAGACGAGAAGAGAGCTTGCAAACTAGATACCGACAAGCAAAATGCCTTTTCATAGGTTAAAATCGGCTTTAGGATTTTAACAACAATTCTTACGAGAAAAACCATTAAGAATCAGTAGCACCATGATTTGAAAAATTTCTCAGCATTCTTCTTTCCCAGTTCAATCAACTCTTGTTTTTTCTCACCCGAGAGTTGGAATTCTGTTGTCAAATTCCCCTCCGTCGGAATGAATATGATATTCTTTTCATGTTTTCGCGAAATGTACCTGGAGTCATGGGCATCCTTCATCGTCTCAAATAATGCTTCAAATAATTGCAGCGCATTTTTTATTTTATTCGTTGGCTGCTGGATCAGGTTTTGGCTTAGCTTGACACCAAGTACGGGACGTACTTTTTTCACATTCTCCTGGTCGAATAACCACATCGGAAAATTGCTTAGCACTCCTCCATCCACCACGATATTCGCACCGACCCGGTCCCGCAGTTTTACCGGTTCGAAAAAGAAAGGAAGACTGCAGCTCATCCTGATTGCCCTTGCCACAGGGAAAGTCCTTGGATCAACACCATACTTCGGAAGATCATCCGGCAGGATCAGTAACCTGCCGTTTGTGAGGTCTGAGGCGATGATCCGCAATGCATCAGGGGCAAGATCGCCAAAGGTGCGAAGCCCTCTGGCAGCCAGCACCTCCGATATCCAGCTTTCTAATTCGTCACCTTTATAGAGTCCCAGCCGCCAGTATACAAAAAGCCATTTAGTCAAGGCTGATGGGAAGATCGTTTTCCTGGAATCGAGAAATTTTTTCAGGTCAAGTTCATCCAGGATGCCCGCCATCTCCGTACTCGTGTAGCCGGCAGCAAGCAAGCCAGCGATCAGCGAACCCGCACTAGTGCCTGCGACCCGTTTAAAACGGAACCCTCGCTCCTCAATCGCAGCACAGGCACCAACCAGTGCCAACCCTTTGATTCCTCCGCCGGAAAAAACGCCGTCAATATACATATGAGCCACTCCCGTCGATGTAATCCCATCTTTACATCTTTAAGCGCTTCATTTGTAAAATAGTACGGCGTACAAGTAGAAAATTTCGGTTCAAGGACACAATCGAATTAAATCCCTAAACTCTTCTTAAGTGAAATATTGTATTTCTGCTTCCGGAAAAAATGAATGGATATAGCCGCGGATTGTTTCTTCAAGATCTTTTGCTTCATCAGTCTGATAGACATACTTGCCAATTCCGTACCTTCCCCATTTGTATTTCCTTTTCTCCTCATCCATTTCCAGTTTCGATTTAGGATAACGCTTCTGAATAACATTTTTTGCAGGTTTGGTGAAGCGGTGCTGAATCAGCTCGAAGCTTAGTCCAGTCAGGTCGATTCCTTCCAGCGAATGGCTAAGCCTTTCGAACAATTCCTGATAGCCTTCTCTCCAGCCTTCATGGATGTAGATTGGCGCAACGATGAAGCCAAGCGGGTATCCTGCCTGTGCCACTTTTCTGGCTGCCTCCAGCCTTTCATCAAAGGATGATGTTCCAGGTTCAAAGTTTTTGATCACGAAACGGGCATTGACGCTGAAACGGAATCTTGTTCTGCCATTATGTTTTGCATCGAGCAAATGGTCAACATGATGATACTTCGTGACAAAACGCAATTGCCCATATTCGGTTTGTCCGAAGAATTCAATTGTTTGTTTTAAAGCATGAGTTAAATGATCAATGCCAACGATATCTGATGTACATGCAGCTTCAAATCTGGTGACTTCTGGCTTTCTTTCATCCATGTACTTTTGTGCCTGATCGAAAATCTCCTCGAGATTCACATACGTACGGATATATGGCTTACTGCCAAGTGTCGTCTGCAAATAACAATAGTGGCAATGGCCCATACAGCCGGTTGCAAGCGGGATGGCGTATTCAGCAGAAGGTTTGGAGGTGTCAAATTTCAGCGTTTTCCTGACACCAAAAACCAATGTCGATTTGGCATTCCGGTACTGCTGGAGTTCATTGTCGCCAGGGATATTTCGCACTTGATTATGTGAAGTTGTCTCCCGGATTTCCAGTCCCATTTTCTCGAACTTTTCTTTTAATTCCCGCCCGAGCGGATATTCCAATGCCCTCGGCTCGATATAAACAAGCTGTGGTACAAAAGCTTTCATCATCAGTCCTCATTTCATTCCATATATCAGTAGTGTTAGTATGGGCAGAAATGAAAAAAGAGGATGAAAAAAATATTTCCATCCTTTTGTTCATATTGATTACTGAACGGTTAACCAGTTAGAAAATAAACAGGACAATATAATACAGGAGCATTGTAACCAGGCCGACTGGAACCCCGAATGCCGCCCATTCCTTGCTCGTTATATTTAGTTTTCCTGCAGCGATAATATTCGGGATATTACCCGGGATCAGCATGCCACCGCTAATGACCAGGCCAAGCAAAACCGCACGGATTGTTCCAGAGTCCATCGCAGGGCTGATTTCTGCTGCAGCAAGGGTAGCATTATCTAGGATCGCGGATGTCATGTTAATCCAATATAACAGCGCTGGAGAAAGACCAATAATGTATGTTTTGATAAGCGGCTCAAAACCATGTCCAAGAAATGTAAGGCCCATTACGAAGACATAGATTTTAAAAGACCGAACAGCAATTTCCTCGTACGACTCAGGACGGGAGGCAGACTTCAAAGCGTTCCTTCCTCCAACGGGTCTTACCATGATAATGGACATCAGGCCAAAAATAAGTAATGCTGGAAGAACTTCTTTCCCAATCAACTCCAGTAAATAAAAGAAGTCCTTGTCCAATCTGCTGATTGTGATCGTGGCTAATGGCTCACCAATCGGTGTCAAGGCAGCACCAAGTCCGATCGAGAAGCATGCCAATACGGTAAAACGAACTTCAGATCTTCGGTCGAGCGGAAGGACCTTTATAATCATAACCAGTATTATAGCAGCAATGATCGCAGTTAGAACACTAGATGCCAGTCCAAGAAAAACAACTGTCAAACCGAAAAATAATCTAGGAGACAGTAGTCTGCTTCCCCATTGGATCGATTTTTCCAATTCCGCCTTAAACCACTTGGCAAGCAAACCAGCTGCTAATACTGCAATCGTGATATTGATAGGGTCAGTCACCGCTTTTTCAATGAGCGGACGGTCCATCACGCCACTAATAATTGCTGCCGCAACGCCCATAGTAAATAAAAAAAGCTCCAAATTATGTTCAATCATTTTAATCGAAAAAGGCAAAAACAAAACCAACAGCAAAATAATAATTAATCCAATCATCGCTTTCCCTGTCCTTTTTTCTACCTCTATTACTATATAATAGGAGCAAACCTAATATTTAGAACACGGAGTTTTTTCGGTTCATGGAAATAAACCAGAATTTAACCATAGAAATAGCCACGGCCTGGGCCGTGGCTAAACTATTGATTTTATATTATAATCCACACTTTAATTGCGCGTTACAGTTTGTACAAGTATTGCAGCCGCCGATTTCTTTTACCTCACCTTTGCGGCAGACCGGGCATGTGTTGCCGACTTCAGAACCGATCGTTACGTTGGTAGAACGCAATTCATTGATCGTATCGACAAGCACAACATGCTGCTTTTGCTTTTCTTTCTTTTCAACTTCATCATCCATTGAATTCTCTTCAGCTTTAAGCGTCAATACCTGGGAATCACGGGAGCCGTCAACATAAACGGTTCCGCCTTTAGCTCCCCCTTTATAAAGGCGCTCATATACCTTTTCCACCTGCTCAACACTGTAACCTTTCGGTGCGTTGACCGTTTTGCTGATTGAGCTGTCAATCCAGCGCTGGATGACACACTGAACATCAGCATGGGCTTCAGGCGCCAGTTCCATCGCAGATACGAACCAGTTCGGCAGGTTCTCAGGATCTGCCTGCGGATGACGATCAAGGTATTCCTGGACGATATCCGCCTTCACCTCGATGAACTTGCCTAGACGGCCGCTTCTGAAGTAAGAGAAGCTGAAGTATGGCTCGAGTCCTGTTGATACGCCAACCATTGTACCAGTAGATCCTGTCGGAGCAACAGTCAGCAAGTGCGAGTTGCGAATTCCGTTTTCAAGGATTGATTCACGTATATCCTCAGGCATTTTCTTCATGAAACCAGTATTTGTGAATGCCTTACGAAGTCTGTTTGTTTCTTCTTCTGTGCCGCCCTGAAGGAATGGGAAGCTTCCTTTTTCCTTTCCAAGTTCAACAGATGCACGGTACGCTGATGTCGCGATGGTTTCAAAAACCTTATCGACAAGCTGGTTACCTTCCTCTGAACCGTATTCTGTTTCACAGTAGATCAGTAAATCATGAAGACCCATTACCCCTAGACCGACACGGCGTTCGCCCAGGGCTTGTCTCTTATTATCTTCAAGGAAATATGGAGTCGCATCGATGACATTGTCCTGCATGCGCACACCAACTTCAACAGTACGCTTCAATTTTTCAAAATTAACTGTTTTGGTTTCCTTGTCCGCCATTTCTGCAAGGTTAACAGCAGCCAGGTTGCAGACAGAGTTTGGTGCGAGAGGCTGTTCCCCACACGGGTTGGTCGCTACAACCTTCTGTCCATATGCCTGTGCGTTCGTCATGTCGTTGGCATTGTCGATGAAGAAAATGCCAGGCTCCGCAGAATACGTCGCACAGATATTGATCAGGTTCCATAGTTCTTTGGCTTTGATTTTTCTATAGGTACGGACTTTATAGCCAAGCTTTTCCCACTCGCGAACATCCCCTACTTTATGCCACTCTTCATTATAAATTTTCATCGTCTCAGCATCGTAGCTTTCTACATCTGGGAAGCGAAGTTCATAGTCTGCATCGTTGTCGACTGCATCCATGAAATCTTTTGTCAATGTGACTGAGATATTTGCACCAGTCAGGAATTCTGAGTTATGGACAGTATAAGTTCCGCCTGTTGCAAGCTTTTCTTCAGCAGATTTAATGATATCAGCGCTGAATCCACCGTAGCCTGGGATCGTTTTGTAGTTCACAATTCCCTGGTACATTGCTTCTTCCTGAAGTGTCATCGGCGTGAATTTAAGTTTTTCCTTAGCCATTTTCTTGATTGACTCATCGTTTGTGTTTTCTATCAGGAAGCGAAGGATTCTTGGGTTCTGCATTTTTGAAATGATGAATTCCACAATGTCAGGATGCCAGTCAGAAAGCATGATCATCTGCGCTCCCCTTCTTGACCCGCCCTGCTCAACTAAATGTGTAAGCTTGGCGATGTCATCAAGCCATGAAACCGATCCGGATGATTTTCCGTTTACGCCTCTGGCCAGTGTGTTGCGCGGTCTTAATGTTGATCCGTTCGTTCCGACTCCGCCGCCGCGGCTCATGATTTCCATGACCTGCTTGCGATGCTCAGAGATGCCTTCGCGGGAATCTTTTACGAAAGGCATTACATAGCAGTTGAAGTAGGTTACGTCTGTGTCTGCGCCTGCTCCGTAAAGGACACGCCCTGCAGGAATGAAGTTCATTGATACTAGTTCCTGATAGAACTTTTCAAACCACTCCTGGCGCTTCTCTTCTGTTTTTTCAACAGCTGCCAGCCCCGTCGCATTCCGTTTTGCGATTTGCTCGTAGAATACTTCCAGCGGCTTTTCAATCACGTCCAGGGAACGCTTGATAATGCCAGTGGCTGATTCTTCGGGATCATCAAGTACTCCGCGAAACTCTTCTTCTACAAGAACTTTCGCTGTCTTGTTCTCCCAATCAATATCTTGTATGAATCCAAGTCCGCGTGCCGGGAACTTTGGATCTTCCTTGATCGTGAGGACGACAAAATCCCCACTAGAGAGTGTGATTTTTTCGGTGTCTTTAAAAGTATAGCGGTCCAGCATGACAAGTCGGGAGACGCCTTTGTGGGTAAGTTTCATTTCAGGTGTGATGGGGTGAACCTGCGGGAACAACTTGATATCCTCATTCAGACTTTCAACATTCAGGCTCATTTTTTGTCCAATAGTAACAGACATTTCTACAACTCCTTCAAAGGTTTAAATCCATTCTTTAATGTGATACTAGAAATATGTAATTCTAGCTGCTTTTTTTGAATTACCCTTACGTTATCATATCGAAACATTAAAAATCAATATATAGTGTATTTTTTATTTTCGACAATACTATATATGGTGTTCAGGACAAAAGAACTTTATTTTGTCAAACATGAAAACTACTAAAAATGAGAGATAAAAAGAGAGAAAGATAGAATTTTTCCCTTAAACGATAAAAAACAACAAATTTCGAGGGTTGCACTTTTTACAATCCCCCCGACCTCTAGAAAATACTGGATAAAAGAAAAAAAGCGGTTCAACCGCTTTAAAAATTTTTTATCTTTTAAAATTCCAGTCATCAGATTCGTACTTGTTTTTGGCAAGTGCATTCACATAATCCAATTCCTCTTCACTTAAGGTATAAGGCTCCAAAATAATTCCAAGCCCGTCCTCGAAACCTTCTTTGAAGGCTTTCTTCGCTTCTTCTAGTTCAATTTTCCGGCCGCTGATCTCATTGATTGCCACTGCCTTGGTCTTGAAGGCTCGCTGCATTCTTTCTTTGATTCTGTCATTCGGGTACTTGAATAAGCTGAAAAGTTTATCTTCATCCAAATCCAGCAATATGGATCCATGCTGAAGGATGACACCTTTCTGACGTGTCTGGGCACTTCCGGCGACCTTCCTTCCCTCGACAACCAGCTCGTACCAGCTTGGTGCATCAAAACAAACCGCAGATCTCGGGTTCTTCAGTGCATCTTTTTCGGCAGATGTTTTTGGCACGGCAAAATAAGCTTCCAGTCCAAGTTTCTGGAACCCTAGTAAAATCCCCTCTGAAATGACGCGATATGCCTCAGTGACTGTTTTCGGCATTTCAGGGTGGTCTTCTGTAACGATGACACTATATGTAAGTTCGTGTTCATGCAGGACACCCCTGCCTCCAGTGGGCCTGCGCACAAATCCGAGACCATGATGCTGTACCGCATCCATATCAATCTCGCGCTCGATCCTCTGGAAATAGCCAACTGAAAGTGTCGCCGGGTTCCAGCCATAAAAGCGGACAACAGGCGGGATTTTTCCGGCACCATGCCAATCGAGCAACGCCTCATCCAGCGCCATATTGAATGACGGTGAATTGTCTCCTGAATCAATAAATCTCCATACCTCTTTTTCCATTGCATTACCCCATTTAAAATTGTTCAAAGCTACGATTTTTTTAGTCTAACAAATAAATTTTCAAAAGCAAAGCAGCTTGTTCGAAAGAATTTTGTTAAATTCCTTTGCTCTTATCCAGGAAGGCTTATATAATTAAAGGTGGCTCAGCTAAGCTTGAAAGGAGAAATATGTTTTGGATACACTTATTTTTTTAATCGTCCTGACAGTTGCGGTGATTCTTTACTCTGTGTTTATGTATTTCCGCCAAAAGAAAATCCTGAAGACTTTGTCAGAGGAAGAATTCAAAGCAGGGTACCGTAAAGCGCAGCTCATTGATGTCCGTGAACCAAATGAATTTGCCAACGGACATATTCTTGGCGCAAGAAACATCCCGCTTACCCAGCTAAAAGCACGTCTGAAGGAAGTCAGACCGGACAAGCCAGTCTATCTTTATTGCCAGAGCGGATCACGCAGCGGCCGTGCTGCACAGCTGCTTCACAAAAAAGGCTATAAAGACTTATCCCATCTTGAAGGCGGCTTCAAAAAATGGGGCGGCAAAATCAAAGCTAAATAAGCAATCTTTCCATAAAATCACCCCTCAGCAGAAATGCTGGGGGGTTAGCTTTTAAAGTCATAACACTCTTTTCGGTTTAGCTT belongs to Mesobacillus sp. AQ2 and includes:
- the aroQ gene encoding type II 3-dehydroquinate dehydratase, with the translated sequence MKKILMLNGPNLNRLGKREPGIYGVSTLRDLEERMIQLGTEKQMEVVCFQSNHEGELIDKLHEAEDTSVDGIIFNPGAFTHYSYAIRDAIAGISCPVIEVHISNVYQREEFRHKSVIAPVSMGQIAGLGLLGYELALEAFKREEE
- a CDS encoding YqhR family membrane protein, which codes for MAENHGNLEQDQREKPMSFIAMSIVTGLFGGIFWSALAYLAYIFNFTEIRPNVILEPWALGEWKQQWLGTVISIIAIGIFSTGAAMVYYVTMRKLNSIWAGAAFGIALFFLVFYVLNPLFPGIKPFWDLSKNTLVTSLCFYVLYGVFVGYSISYEENENRNKEKNRQEITS
- a CDS encoding SA1362 family protein, whose amino-acid sequence is MSRTFKYIFSGLIVLAIFGFAFQLFTDPVSILVTLATIALIGAAIYFLVTRLSGSSAGREQKRAFQKAAKRSKKRFQAKEANASSKRSKIKSLASARKKKDASHLTVIDGKKSRKKNRASF
- a CDS encoding patatin-like phospholipase family protein; translation: MYIDGVFSGGGIKGLALVGACAAIEERGFRFKRVAGTSAGSLIAGLLAAGYTSTEMAGILDELDLKKFLDSRKTIFPSALTKWLFVYWRLGLYKGDELESWISEVLAARGLRTFGDLAPDALRIIASDLTNGRLLILPDDLPKYGVDPRTFPVARAIRMSCSLPFFFEPVKLRDRVGANIVVDGGVLSNFPMWLFDQENVKKVRPVLGVKLSQNLIQQPTNKIKNALQLFEALFETMKDAHDSRYISRKHEKNIIFIPTEGNLTTEFQLSGEKKQELIELGKKNAEKFFKSWCY
- the splB gene encoding spore photoproduct lyase — its product is MKAFVPQLVYIEPRALEYPLGRELKEKFEKMGLEIRETTSHNQVRNIPGDNELQQYRNAKSTLVFGVRKTLKFDTSKPSAEYAIPLATGCMGHCHYCYLQTTLGSKPYIRTYVNLEEIFDQAQKYMDERKPEVTRFEAACTSDIVGIDHLTHALKQTIEFFGQTEYGQLRFVTKYHHVDHLLDAKHNGRTRFRFSVNARFVIKNFEPGTSSFDERLEAARKVAQAGYPLGFIVAPIYIHEGWREGYQELFERLSHSLEGIDLTGLSFELIQHRFTKPAKNVIQKRYPKSKLEMDEEKRKYKWGRYGIGKYVYQTDEAKDLEETIRGYIHSFFPEAEIQYFT
- a CDS encoding DUF1646 family protein produces the protein MIGLIIILLLVLFLPFSIKMIEHNLELFLFTMGVAAAIISGVMDRPLIEKAVTDPINITIAVLAAGLLAKWFKAELEKSIQWGSRLLSPRLFFGLTVVFLGLASSVLTAIIAAIILVMIIKVLPLDRRSEVRFTVLACFSIGLGAALTPIGEPLATITISRLDKDFFYLLELIGKEVLPALLIFGLMSIIMVRPVGGRNALKSASRPESYEEIAVRSFKIYVFVMGLTFLGHGFEPLIKTYIIGLSPALLYWINMTSAILDNATLAAAEISPAMDSGTIRAVLLGLVISGGMLIPGNIPNIIAAGKLNITSKEWAAFGVPVGLVTMLLYYIVLFIF
- a CDS encoding vitamin B12-dependent ribonucleotide reductase; the protein is MSVTIGQKMSLNVESLNEDIKLFPQVHPITPEMKLTHKGVSRLVMLDRYTFKDTEKITLSSGDFVVLTIKEDPKFPARGLGFIQDIDWENKTAKVLVEEEFRGVLDDPEESATGIIKRSLDVIEKPLEVFYEQIAKRNATGLAAVEKTEEKRQEWFEKFYQELVSMNFIPAGRVLYGAGADTDVTYFNCYVMPFVKDSREGISEHRKQVMEIMSRGGGVGTNGSTLRPRNTLARGVNGKSSGSVSWLDDIAKLTHLVEQGGSRRGAQMIMLSDWHPDIVEFIISKMQNPRILRFLIENTNDESIKKMAKEKLKFTPMTLQEEAMYQGIVNYKTIPGYGGFSADIIKSAEEKLATGGTYTVHNSEFLTGANISVTLTKDFMDAVDNDADYELRFPDVESYDAETMKIYNEEWHKVGDVREWEKLGYKVRTYRKIKAKELWNLINICATYSAEPGIFFIDNANDMTNAQAYGQKVVATNPCGEQPLAPNSVCNLAAVNLAEMADKETKTVNFEKLKRTVEVGVRMQDNVIDATPYFLEDNKRQALGERRVGLGVMGLHDLLIYCETEYGSEEGNQLVDKVFETIATSAYRASVELGKEKGSFPFLQGGTEEETNRLRKAFTNTGFMKKMPEDIRESILENGIRNSHLLTVAPTGSTGTMVGVSTGLEPYFSFSYFRSGRLGKFIEVKADIVQEYLDRHPQADPENLPNWFVSAMELAPEAHADVQCVIQRWIDSSISKTVNAPKGYSVEQVEKVYERLYKGGAKGGTVYVDGSRDSQVLTLKAEENSMDDEVEKKEKQKQHVVLVDTINELRSTNVTIGSEVGNTCPVCRKGEVKEIGGCNTCTNCNAQLKCGL
- a CDS encoding biotin/lipoate A/B protein ligase family protein; its protein translation is MEKEVWRFIDSGDNSPSFNMALDEALLDWHGAGKIPPVVRFYGWNPATLSVGYFQRIEREIDMDAVQHHGLGFVRRPTGGRGVLHEHELTYSVIVTEDHPEMPKTVTEAYRVISEGILLGFQKLGLEAYFAVPKTSAEKDALKNPRSAVCFDAPSWYELVVEGRKVAGSAQTRQKGVILQHGSILLDLDEDKLFSLFKYPNDRIKERMQRAFKTKAVAINEISGRKIELEEAKKAFKEGFEDGLGIILEPYTLSEEELDYVNALAKNKYESDDWNFKR
- a CDS encoding rhodanese-like domain-containing protein, whose product is MDTLIFLIVLTVAVILYSVFMYFRQKKILKTLSEEEFKAGYRKAQLIDVREPNEFANGHILGARNIPLTQLKARLKEVRPDKPVYLYCQSGSRSGRAAQLLHKKGYKDLSHLEGGFKKWGGKIKAK